The Bacteroidota bacterium genomic sequence CAGGCTTTCGCCAAACCATCATCCACAGCTATTCCACCAACTGGACCGATCATTTTCTGATAACGCCCACCGGATGCGGCAACTGCGGGCCGGGAATTACCGGACATACCTTTCAGCCTGCAACAGGCGGCATGGTTACCGAAAACGACAGTGCCTCACAGGCTGTGGGCGGAAGCTGGGTAAGCTACACCGCCGTAAACCGCCCCCGCCTTGAGCGTTTCCCCAAAGTGCGTATGTTTTACGGCAAAGGCGAGGGCGCTACCGTAAACTGCAACGGCCGCAACTACCGCATGGAAGGCAATGAAACGGTTAACACCATTACACTCGCTGATCAGCCGGTGAAAAAAGTGAAAGCCAGCTTTGCCGCAGGTAGTCCGCAATATGTGTACGGTTTCAGCATGGACAGCGACAGCGGCGTGTTTGTGGATAATTTTGCCATGCGCGGAAACAGTGGTTTACCGCTGGCCACCTGGCCGGTTGAAGTGCTGCGCGGACTGGATGCGCAGCTGAATTACGATCTCATTATTCTGCACTTTGGTGTAAACGTGGTAAACAGCAAGCAGAAAAATTATCAGTGGTATGCCGCAGGGATGACCACGGTAATCAACAATTTCCGCAAGGCATTTCCGAACGCCAGCTTCCTCATTATCGGTGCTGCCGATAAAGGCTGGCGCGGCCCCGAAGGCTACACCACTGATCCGGCTATTCCCATTCTGCTCAACGCACAACGCCAGATGGCACAAAACACAGGCTGCGCTTTCTGGAGCCTGTTTGATGCCATGGGTGGCACCGGAAGCATGGTTGAGTGGGTGAAAGGTGATACTGTTTACGCCAATAAAGATTATACACACTTCAACCACCGGGGCGCAAAGCGTGTGGCCGGATTATTGTTTAACGAACTCATGCGCGAGTACAATGTCTATCATCAGTCGGCTCAAAAAATATAGCCTGTTGCCGGTGCTGCTGATGTGGGTGTTTACCTCCTGCAGCGAAGCCCCGGCACAGAATCCGCCTGCCGGCCAGACCATCGATCAGATGCTGGCGGCCTATCCCTTTTTGCGCCGCGATCTGAATGTAATCCGTAACGACAGTGCTGCGCTGGCCGGGTTTTACGAAAAGCTGTGGGAACTCAGGCAGGGCAAGCGTAAAACTGTAAGCATCCTCCATATCGGCGATTCGCACATCCAGGCCGACTTCTTCTCCGGCACTGTGCGCCACAACATTCAAACCGAGTTTGGTAATGCCGGGCGCGGACTTGTTTTCCCTTACCGTGTAGCCAAATCAAACGAGCCGTGGAGCTACAAAACTTCGGCTACCGGCAACTGGAATTCACGCCGAATGCTTAAGCCCGAACCTAATCTGCCCATCGGTCTCTGCGGTTTTACCATCGAAACGCCCGATACGCTTTCGGCATTCGGCCTCAAGGTAAGTCCGCACGGCAATCTCAGTTATGCCTTCAACAAAATGACCGTGCTGCACAGTGCCGGCCCCGGAAGTTTTGATGTGGCCGTGTGCGATGCCTTCAATTGCCGCATCGGTACACGGCAGCCCGGCGCAAAACCTTTTGCGTCGGTATTTACGTTCGACAGTCTGCGAAACGAAATCATTGTAGAATGTATTCCGGCCGACACCGCCGCCCGCAGCCTGCAGATTTACGGCATGATTCTCGAAAACGGCCGGCCCGGCGTGCTTTATAACATGGTAGGCGTAAACGGTGCCGAATACCGCCACTACAACGCCGCCGAGTTTTTCTTCGATCAGCTCACCATCATCAACCCTGATCTGGTTATCGTTTCACTTGGTACCAACGAAGGTTTTGCCACAAGCTACACCAACGAGGCCTACCGCAAAAACATCGAACAGTTTATGCAGCGCCTCAAACAGGTAGCGCCTCAAACCGCCATCATTACCACCACTCCCGGCGATTCATTCCGCCGCACCCGCAAAGGATTTGTAAAAAATGCCGATATGGGTGAAGCCCGCAAAACCCTCATGAACTGGAGCGATTCCAGTCAGGTGGCCTGCTGGGATTTTTACGGCGTAATGGGCGGATACGGCTCCATGAGCAAATGGTACGTGGCCGGAATGGCTCACAAAGACAGGCTGCATCTCAATAAAAAAGGCTATCAGCTGCAGGGCGAGCTGTTTTACATCGCACTCATGGCCGGTTATGATAAATACGTGGTACGCGTTCACGGCAAATAGGAAGTATGTTTGATATAGATTTCGGCAAACTGCTTCAGCAGCTCGTGTATGATGAGAAAAACCCGCTCATGTTCAACAGCGGTTTCTTTTTCTACTTCTTTACCATTTTCCTGCTTTTTTATCTGCTCATCCACAAACACAAACTCACCAGAGTCATTGTGTTTACGGTGTTCTCGCTTTACTTCTTTTACAAAGCCTGTGGCTGGTACGTGGGCTTTATTCTCATAGCTGCTGTATTTGACTTCAACCTTTCCAATGCAATATGGAACTCGAAAACGCAGCTTCGGAAAAATGCCTTGCTGGTATTTAGTATCCTCACCAACCTCGGGCTGCTGTTTTATTTCAAGTACACCAATTTCTTTATCGAAATTGTAAACGAAATAGGGGCCGGACAACTCGATCCGCTCAAGCTGGCCCTGCCTGTAGGCATTTCGTTTTACACATTCGAGAACCTGAGTTATACAATAGACGTGTATCGCGGGCATTTCAAGCCGGTAAGCAGTTTCTGGGATTACTGCTTCTTCCTTTCGTTTTTCCCGAAACTGATGATGGGCCCCATTGTGCGCGCCGCCGATTTTATTCCGCAAATCCGCCAGGATATCCGCGTTACGCAGGAGGATGTGGGCGCAGGGCTTTACCTGATTCTCAGCGGACTTTTCCGCAAAGTGGTAATTTCAGACTTCATCTGGCTCAACTACGGCCAGTACATTTTCGACGATCCGTCGAAGCACAGCGGCGTGGAATGTTTGCTGGGCGTGTATTGCTATGCCCTGCGTATTTACTGCGATTTTTCGGGTTATTCGGATATGGCCATCGGTATGGCGCGGTGGATGGGCTTTAAAATTCCGGCCAATTTCCGTTCGCCTTACCAGTCGGCCAACATTACCGAATTCTGGCGGCGCTGGCACATATCGCTTTCCGCCTGGCTGCGCGATTACCTGTACATTCCGCTGGGCGGCAATCGTAAAGTGGTTATTGGTGCAGCCATTACCGGGTCGCTTTTCTTTGGCGGGGCAGCGGTTTGGGCAGGCATTGAGTTTGTGCAGAAGCAGCATGTATGGCCGCTTGTGGTGCTGCTGTGTGTGCTTGCGTTGCTGGTGGTGCCCGCGCTGGTCACCCGCAAGCGCGAGAGTTTTGCCGCCAGTCTCAATCAACTCCTAACCATGCTCATTGGCGGCCTCTGGCACGGTGCCTCGTGGAATTTCCTGTTCTGGGGCTTCCTGCACGGCATTGCGCTCGGGCTCGATAAATTGCGGCTGAAGATTTTGCCGGTGAGCAATCATCCGCTGCGCCGCTTTCTGGGTGTGCTGCTCACGTTCCATATTGTATGCTTTGCCTGGATTTTCTTCGTGTGCGAAGATTTTACGCAGGCCTCGGCCGTCATTACCCAGATCACCGGCAATTTTGCCCCGGAAACTTTTGTGGCCACGCTTACAGGTTACTGGCCGGTAATGGTGGTTATGGCCATCGGTTTCATCCTGCACTTTGTGCCCGAACGGGTGGAGGAGAAAGTGCAGCTTATGCTGGGCCGCTGGCCTTCCTACGGCCGGGTGTTGTTGCTCATTGGTTTTATCTGGATGGTGATTCAGATGAAACAGGCAGAGCAGCTGCTGCCCATTTATTTGCAGTTTTAGAGGTAACTCTTAATTCCTTTAGAGTATATTTGATTAATAGTATGATGAAAACATATAACAAATCGTTATTCAGCGATATATACACAGAAACAATTGATCTGTCGAAACTGATAAATCAGTATTTCGTTGTAATTAATGAAGATTCATCTTATATGCATCTTATTCATTTTGTTGGAAAAGGTACATTGAATAATATTTATGATGGGATAGTCACAGACGGACAATGGGAGTTTTTAAATCAATCAGATGTCAAATTGACTTTTCCGGAAATAAAATTTATAGTTAGGTGTCTTTTTTTTGATAGAAATATTGCATTAATGAATTTAATTGGAACAGAGGATGTTATAGTATTTGTTAGCAAAGACAGATACGAAATGGGAGTTAATTCAATTATAGAAATAAATAAATATATTAAGGCGAAGAACCGTTTTAATAATCTGCAAAATAGTCATTTAAATCAATATGGAATTCAAAATCATTATTCACAACAAACCTCTTATTCAAGCGGAGTTGATCAATTAAAAAATTTAGTCTGGGGAATTTTATTGATTTTTATTATCATAGTTATCGGTTATATCTGCTCAAAATTCTAACTGCCAAATTAGGTGCCGGCCTTTGGGGCGAAAGCACAGTTGATGACCTTGCCGGTTACCTCGAAAACCGTTATCCCGGCTTAAAAGGATTCAATCGCCGGGGCCTTTACCGGATGAAACAATTCTACGAAACTTACACCCAT encodes the following:
- a CDS encoding MBOAT family protein, whose translation is MFDIDFGKLLQQLVYDEKNPLMFNSGFFFYFFTIFLLFYLLIHKHKLTRVIVFTVFSLYFFYKACGWYVGFILIAAVFDFNLSNAIWNSKTQLRKNALLVFSILTNLGLLFYFKYTNFFIEIVNEIGAGQLDPLKLALPVGISFYTFENLSYTIDVYRGHFKPVSSFWDYCFFLSFFPKLMMGPIVRAADFIPQIRQDIRVTQEDVGAGLYLILSGLFRKVVISDFIWLNYGQYIFDDPSKHSGVECLLGVYCYALRIYCDFSGYSDMAIGMARWMGFKIPANFRSPYQSANITEFWRRWHISLSAWLRDYLYIPLGGNRKVVIGAAITGSLFFGGAAVWAGIEFVQKQHVWPLVVLLCVLALLVVPALVTRKRESFAASLNQLLTMLIGGLWHGASWNFLFWGFLHGIALGLDKLRLKILPVSNHPLRRFLGVLLTFHIVCFAWIFFVCEDFTQASAVITQITGNFAPETFVATLTGYWPVMVVMAIGFILHFVPERVEEKVQLMLGRWPSYGRVLLLIGFIWMVIQMKQAEQLLPIYLQF